Proteins encoded by one window of Salvia splendens isolate huo1 chromosome 5, SspV2, whole genome shotgun sequence:
- the LOC121805762 gene encoding putative late blight resistance protein homolog R1B-16 isoform X1 encodes MAYNLQPLITILEGILDPHQPRWIVDENNPQLQSLFDKATSLQNLLHSNSSFTKLDTQIREVTHQAEDILESHMVHHMLSGSDCVRFTLSTPDLQQVTRHLDSLMEQAEKLLEMGDEKMLRDLDSSMEQLKLVDKKMPSSSSSISKSAVLVGIDEDLMQLKDRLIGQQQKKLEIVPIVGMGGIGKTTLAQKLYEDPLTVDHFAYRAWATISQDYNTRQILKSLLRCITGKECDNHIDELKVMLHQNLFGSKYLIVLDDIWSTRFWDEIKIYFPGNNNGSRIVITTRESDVGNYADSSSLQHQVQLLSEYESWNLLHQLVFGEEECPLVLQEIGRKIAKDCAGLPLAISVIGGLLSKMERSEDVWRKIGDNVIAAISGSDERCYSILSLSYNHLPNHLKPCFLYMGALPEDYEISGSRLVQLWVAEGFVKLNRERCLEEEAEDWLKSLVDRNLFMVRLYQYGQPKSYSMHDMLRDLCIRKCDEDKFMNGPNKFTFSNPRRMIFHTSDEMEDVNDSTESMSLTRSVIYIGFRRAKFPSGALCAARLLRVLDLTDTSFDSFSTKIFEFVNLRFLCVHGRFSIPRGISRLWNLQTLIARYCKFDEPAELWKLSELRHLEVDGIELLKDEAMKYSVLKKLQSIASVKVRKDEATSLDGFLKSVPNIKQLVIDDSLRTRSTAIDLSHLHKLEILDFGCMRTISSPNGFGHCLTVIFPCNIRKLYLYDCEMFLGEWRTLCALHKLEVLKIHNCSFNGTRYHEGWELADNDVFPSLQFLHLVTLWIERWKADETNFPRLRHLRVYDCYYLEEIPSGIGEIPTLQLIELEKCSESAVASAERIVEEQSENENDLKLRIDSRDHTSKSFMGTLRACSVG; translated from the exons ATGGCTTACAATCTTCAACCTCTCATCACCATTCTTGAAGGAATCCTTGATCCTCACCAACCTCGATGGATTGTTGATGAAAACAACCCACAACTCCAATCCCTCTTCGATAAAGCTACTTCTCTTCAAAACCTCCTTCATAGTAATTCTTCATTCACCAAACTAGACACCCAAATCAGAGAAGTAACACACCAAGCTGAAGACATCCTTGAATCCCACATGGTTCATCATATGCTCTCTGGATCGGATTGTGTGAGGTTCACTCTTTCCACACCAGATCTGCAGCAAGTAACACGACATCTTGATTCTCTGATGGAGCAAGCAGAGAAGCTGTTGGAGATGGGGGATGAGAAGATGCTGCGAGACCTTGATTCTTCTATGGAACAACTGAAGCTCGTGGATAAGAAGATGCCGTCTAGCAGTTCATCCATTTCCAAGAGTGCTGTGCTGGTGGGAATTGATGAAGATCTGATGCAACTCAAAGATCGGCTGATCGGTCAGCAGCAGAAGAAGCTGGAGATCGTCCCCATCGTTGGTATGGGTGGAATAGGTAAAACCACTCTCGCTCAAAAGCTTTATGAAGATCCTTTGACTGTTGATCACTTTGCATATCGTGCTTGGGCTACTATCTCACAAGATTACAATACGCGGCAAATTCTCAAAAGCCTTCTTCGTTGCATAACTGGAAAAGAATGTGATAATCATATTGATGAGTTAAAAGTTATGTTGCACCAGAACTTGTTCGGTAGTAAGTACTTGATTGTGTTAGATGATATATGGAGTACGAGATTCTGGGATGAGATAAAGATTTACTTCCCAGGCAACAACAATGGAAGTCGCATTGTGATTACCACTAGGGAATCCGATGTGGGGAACTATGCTGACTCCTCGAGTCTACAGCATCAGGTGCAGTTGCTTAGCGAGTATGAAAGTTGGAATCTGCTTCACCAACTTGTGTTTGGAGAAGAGGAGTGCCCTCTTGTTTTACAAGAGATTGGTCGAAAGATCGCTAAGGATTGCGCTGGGCTTCCTCTAGCCATCAGTGTGATTGGAGGGTTACTATCTAAGATGGAAAGATCAGAAGATGTTTGGAGGAAAATTGGGGACAATGTTATAGCAGCAATTTCTGGATCAGACGAGCGATGCTATAGTATATTGTCTTTAAGTTATAACCACTTGCCAAATCACTTGAAGCCATGTTTCTTATACATGGGAGCTTTGCCTGAAGACTACGAGATTAGTGGATCCAGACTCGTACAATTGTGGGTTGCAGAAGGATTTGTAAAATTGAACAGGGAAAGATGTTTGGAGGAAGAGGCTGAGGATTGGCTAAAGTCTCTAGTAGACAGAAATCTATTTATGGTTAGACTATATCAGTATGGACAACCAAAGAGTTACAGCATGCATGATATGTTGAGGGATCTATGCATTCGGAAATGTGATGAAGACAAGTTTATGAATGGTCCCAACAAGTTCACATTCTCTAATCCACGCCGCATGATTTTTCACACATCAGACGAAATGGAAGATGTTAATGATTCAACAGAGTCAATGTCACTAACTCGATCTGTTATATACATTGGTTTTCGTAGGGCTAAGTTTCCGTCTGGTGCATTGTGTGCGGCAAGATTGCTAAGGGTGTTGGACTTAACGGATACGAGTTTCGATAGTTTCTCAactaaaatatttgaatttgttaACCTACGCTTCTTATGTGTCCATGGCCGTTTCAGCATACCGAGAGGAATATCAAGATTGTGGAATTTGCAAACCTTGATTGCTCGTTATTGCAAGTTTGATGAGCCAGCTGAGCTATGGAAGCTCTCTGAGTTAAGACATCTCGAAGTGGATGGAATTGAGTTGTTaaaagatgaggcaatgaagtaTAGTGTACTGAAGAAGCTGCAAAGTATTGCTTCAGTGAAAGTACGTAAAGATGAGGCAACAAGTTTGGATGGTTTCCTCAAAAGCGTTCCAAATATCAAACAGTTGGTAATTGATGATAGTCTCCGAACTAGATCCACGGCAATTGATCTTAGCCATCTTCACAAGCTCGAAATATTAGATTTCGGTTGTATGAGAACTATATCCTCTCCAAACGGTTTTGGTCATTGTTTAACAGTTATATTTCCTTGTAATATTAGAAAACTATATCTGTATGATTGTGAAATGTTTTTGGGAGAGTGGAGGACTCTGTGTGCACTACATAAGCTGGAAGTTCTCAAGATACATAACTGCAGTTTTAATGGGACACGGTATCATGAAGGGTGGGAGTTAGCAGATAATGATGTGTTCCCCTCACTGCAGTTTCTACATCTTGTAACTTTGTGGATTGAGCGTTGGAAAGCAGATGAGACCAATTTCCCTAGACTCCGCCACCTCCGTGTATATGACTGCTACTATCTAGAGGAAATCCCAAGCGGCATTGGAGAAATCCCAACACTCCAATTAATCGAGTTAGAAAAATGCAGTGAATCAGCAGTGGCCTCAGCAGAAAGGATTGTGGAGGAGCAATCTGAAAATGAAAACGACCTCAAACTTCGCATCGACAGCCGTGACCACACTTCCAAAAG tttCATGGGAACCTTAAGGGCGTGTTCAGTGGGGTAG
- the LOC121805762 gene encoding putative late blight resistance protein homolog R1B-16 isoform X2: protein MAYNLQPLITILEGILDPHQPRWIVDENNPQLQSLFDKATSLQNLLHSNSSFTKLDTQIREVTHQAEDILESHMVHHMLSGSDCVRFTLSTPDLQQVTRHLDSLMEQAEKLLEMGDEKMLRDLDSSMEQLKLVDKKMPSSSSSISKSAVLVGIDEDLMQLKDRLIGQQQKKLEIVPIVGMGGIGKTTLAQKLYEDPLTVDHFAYRAWATISQDYNTRQILKSLLRCITGKECDNHIDELKVMLHQNLFGSKYLIVLDDIWSTRFWDEIKIYFPGNNNGSRIVITTRESDVGNYADSSSLQHQVQLLSEYESWNLLHQLVFGEEECPLVLQEIGRKIAKDCAGLPLAISVIGGLLSKMERSEDVWRKIGDNVIAAISGSDERCYSILSLSYNHLPNHLKPCFLYMGALPEDYEISGSRLVQLWVAEGFVKLNRERCLEEEAEDWLKSLVDRNLFMVRLYQYGQPKSYSMHDMLRDLCIRKCDEDKFMNGPNKFTFSNPRRMIFHTSDEMEDVNDSTESMSLTRSVIYIGFRRAKFPSGALCAARLLRVLDLTDTSFDSFSTKIFEFVNLRFLCVHGRFSIPRGISRLWNLQTLIARYCKFDEPAELWKLSELRHLEVDGIELLKDEAMKYSVLKKLQSIASVKVRKDEATSLDGFLKSVPNIKQLVIDDSLRTRSTAIDLSHLHKLEILDFGCMRTISSPNGFGHCLTVIFPCNIRKLYLYDCEMFLGEWRTLCALHKLEVLKIHNCSFNGTRYHEGWELADNDVFPSLQFLHLVTLWIERWKADETNFPRLRHLRVYDCYYLEEIPSGIGEIPTLQLIELEKCSESAVASAERIVEEQSENENDLKLRIDSRDHTSKSGGGGGE, encoded by the exons ATGGCTTACAATCTTCAACCTCTCATCACCATTCTTGAAGGAATCCTTGATCCTCACCAACCTCGATGGATTGTTGATGAAAACAACCCACAACTCCAATCCCTCTTCGATAAAGCTACTTCTCTTCAAAACCTCCTTCATAGTAATTCTTCATTCACCAAACTAGACACCCAAATCAGAGAAGTAACACACCAAGCTGAAGACATCCTTGAATCCCACATGGTTCATCATATGCTCTCTGGATCGGATTGTGTGAGGTTCACTCTTTCCACACCAGATCTGCAGCAAGTAACACGACATCTTGATTCTCTGATGGAGCAAGCAGAGAAGCTGTTGGAGATGGGGGATGAGAAGATGCTGCGAGACCTTGATTCTTCTATGGAACAACTGAAGCTCGTGGATAAGAAGATGCCGTCTAGCAGTTCATCCATTTCCAAGAGTGCTGTGCTGGTGGGAATTGATGAAGATCTGATGCAACTCAAAGATCGGCTGATCGGTCAGCAGCAGAAGAAGCTGGAGATCGTCCCCATCGTTGGTATGGGTGGAATAGGTAAAACCACTCTCGCTCAAAAGCTTTATGAAGATCCTTTGACTGTTGATCACTTTGCATATCGTGCTTGGGCTACTATCTCACAAGATTACAATACGCGGCAAATTCTCAAAAGCCTTCTTCGTTGCATAACTGGAAAAGAATGTGATAATCATATTGATGAGTTAAAAGTTATGTTGCACCAGAACTTGTTCGGTAGTAAGTACTTGATTGTGTTAGATGATATATGGAGTACGAGATTCTGGGATGAGATAAAGATTTACTTCCCAGGCAACAACAATGGAAGTCGCATTGTGATTACCACTAGGGAATCCGATGTGGGGAACTATGCTGACTCCTCGAGTCTACAGCATCAGGTGCAGTTGCTTAGCGAGTATGAAAGTTGGAATCTGCTTCACCAACTTGTGTTTGGAGAAGAGGAGTGCCCTCTTGTTTTACAAGAGATTGGTCGAAAGATCGCTAAGGATTGCGCTGGGCTTCCTCTAGCCATCAGTGTGATTGGAGGGTTACTATCTAAGATGGAAAGATCAGAAGATGTTTGGAGGAAAATTGGGGACAATGTTATAGCAGCAATTTCTGGATCAGACGAGCGATGCTATAGTATATTGTCTTTAAGTTATAACCACTTGCCAAATCACTTGAAGCCATGTTTCTTATACATGGGAGCTTTGCCTGAAGACTACGAGATTAGTGGATCCAGACTCGTACAATTGTGGGTTGCAGAAGGATTTGTAAAATTGAACAGGGAAAGATGTTTGGAGGAAGAGGCTGAGGATTGGCTAAAGTCTCTAGTAGACAGAAATCTATTTATGGTTAGACTATATCAGTATGGACAACCAAAGAGTTACAGCATGCATGATATGTTGAGGGATCTATGCATTCGGAAATGTGATGAAGACAAGTTTATGAATGGTCCCAACAAGTTCACATTCTCTAATCCACGCCGCATGATTTTTCACACATCAGACGAAATGGAAGATGTTAATGATTCAACAGAGTCAATGTCACTAACTCGATCTGTTATATACATTGGTTTTCGTAGGGCTAAGTTTCCGTCTGGTGCATTGTGTGCGGCAAGATTGCTAAGGGTGTTGGACTTAACGGATACGAGTTTCGATAGTTTCTCAactaaaatatttgaatttgttaACCTACGCTTCTTATGTGTCCATGGCCGTTTCAGCATACCGAGAGGAATATCAAGATTGTGGAATTTGCAAACCTTGATTGCTCGTTATTGCAAGTTTGATGAGCCAGCTGAGCTATGGAAGCTCTCTGAGTTAAGACATCTCGAAGTGGATGGAATTGAGTTGTTaaaagatgaggcaatgaagtaTAGTGTACTGAAGAAGCTGCAAAGTATTGCTTCAGTGAAAGTACGTAAAGATGAGGCAACAAGTTTGGATGGTTTCCTCAAAAGCGTTCCAAATATCAAACAGTTGGTAATTGATGATAGTCTCCGAACTAGATCCACGGCAATTGATCTTAGCCATCTTCACAAGCTCGAAATATTAGATTTCGGTTGTATGAGAACTATATCCTCTCCAAACGGTTTTGGTCATTGTTTAACAGTTATATTTCCTTGTAATATTAGAAAACTATATCTGTATGATTGTGAAATGTTTTTGGGAGAGTGGAGGACTCTGTGTGCACTACATAAGCTGGAAGTTCTCAAGATACATAACTGCAGTTTTAATGGGACACGGTATCATGAAGGGTGGGAGTTAGCAGATAATGATGTGTTCCCCTCACTGCAGTTTCTACATCTTGTAACTTTGTGGATTGAGCGTTGGAAAGCAGATGAGACCAATTTCCCTAGACTCCGCCACCTCCGTGTATATGACTGCTACTATCTAGAGGAAATCCCAAGCGGCATTGGAGAAATCCCAACACTCCAATTAATCGAGTTAGAAAAATGCAGTGAATCAGCAGTGGCCTCAGCAGAAAGGATTGTGGAGGAGCAATCTGAAAATGAAAACGACCTCAAACTTCGCATCGACAGCCGTGACCACACTTCCAAAAG cggtggtggtggcggtgaaTGA